The Marasmius oreades isolate 03SP1 chromosome 2, whole genome shotgun sequence genomic sequence CGGTACATTTCTGATGCGATCACAAAAGAAGAGGCTTTGGCgatgttgaaggagaaggaagcatCCAAGAATGAACGTGAAGCGTTTGTTCGTGAAGTTGGGTGCGTACCAGAACGATGACTGTCTTTCTTAAATAAACCCACCCACAGATACCCCGCATACGTTACTTCTGCGGGCTGGCTTGGATACTCAGATGAGAAGGTTGCTCGTCTCACAAAAGAAGCTGTCGCTGCTGGTTTCAACCAtttcaagatgaaggtcgGGGCTGACCAGGCTAACGACTTGCGCCGTGGCAAGATCATTCGATCAATCATCGACGACCCGCAATACCTTCCCTCTGGAGCGAAACCCAGAAATCCTGATAGTGAAGACTTGAAGGGCAAGAACGCGGGACCGACTGGTGCTGTTCTTATGATCGATGCAAACCAAGTTTGGGACGTCCAACAGGCGATCGATTATGTGAAGGGCCTGCAGGATATTAAACCTTGGTGTGCTCTTGTACTGTTCGTAGTATAACAGAAACTAACCTGTGCATCTCTACCAGGTTCATCGAAGAACCTACCGCACCGGACGACATTCTCGGTCACGCTGCGATCCGGAAGGGTCTGAAACCCTATGGTATCGGTGTAGCGACCGGGGAACACGCACATAACCGAATGGTTTTCAAGCAACTACTTCAAGCAGAGGCTATCGACGTTTGCCAGATCGATTCGTGTCGACTGGCCGGTGTCAGCGAGGTTATCAGCGTGTTACTCATGGCTGCAAAGCAAGCGTCAACTACCATTCTCTTTTCACCTCGTTCACCTTTATTATTCTTTTAGATTCGGTGTTCCTGTTTGCCCACATGCAGGCGGTGTCGGTCTCTGTGAATATGTCATTCACTTGAGGTATGGCTGGTACTTGTTACTCTTGATTTTCCTGGTTCTGAGTCATATTGTAGTCTGATTGATTACATCTCCATCTCGGGAACCATGGAGCGAAACGTACTCGAGTTTGTCGATCACCTGCACGAACACTTCGTGACTCCTTGCTCAATCAACTCTCGTGGACGATACAATGTACCATCCAATCCTCACGAAGGATATAGGTTAGATCCGGTCTATTGGTCTCCAACACGATTCTGATCGCCTGTTTGCAACAGTATTGAGATGCATGCAAAGAGTATCACGGAGTACGAGTTTCCCAACGGCTCGTATTGGGTAGGAAGGAAGCGTGAGCAGGAAGGGACTTAATTTAAGTTTATACATGAAATTCAGACCCAGAAGACCGTTGTACAACTTATGTATCTATCTAGTAGCCTATTATCCAAAGTTGTTGTGATCCGATGCAGAGGATGACTCAGATTTCAAATCTCGAGTTTGTTCACCTTGGTAACCCGCGAATGAACCTCCCGTGTGTGCTCGTTCCCAGTTTCCGTATCACAAACGATATGGCTGCCCCTAGTTCGCTGCTCTAACACACTAAAACGCATCCCTGATTACCCATACGCGTCAAGACACGTTATAACATGTCACTTGCTTGTTGTTTCCATTCTGTTACCTAACTCCAAGGCAGCATATGAGCAAAGAGATCAGGTTCCAACAATGGATACAATTAATAAAGGGCAAGGATAGGCACAGGCAAAGGGTCCTCTTCAGGCTGAAACATGACAAGTTGAGATGTGCAAGGTAAACTTGAATGGCCCGTTGGGACTTTGATGATTATCTTCTGCCCAGCGACGCCAGTcatcaggaaatcattcGTAACCTCGATTTCGCGATCCAAGCGGTCGATCATGAAGACTTTTACATTATGCTCCCGCCAGTCGTAGAGGGTAGTGGATGCGAGATCGTGCGGCATGACGGTGCATCCCAAAATAACCTTCTCTCCAATCAACCGTGTATCCCAATAGACAAAGTCCAAGTCGAATCCATCTAAGTCCAAACGAATTCTTCGATCGGGGCCGTGAGTACCAGGAGTGTAGGGCATCTTTGTTTCGGATTCTGAGTAGAATAATGATAAAAAGAAGAACAAGTCACTCACCCCAAGATAATTGTATTCCACTACGTGAGGAAGTTCGGCATGCCTGATGTTTTCCTCCATCTGCCGAATAACACTCTCATCGCCCTGTCGTTTGGCAAGCTCCAAGCGTCTTCGATAGCAATCTATAACTCTTGGATCCTCGGTCAATGCTAGAGTGGAGCGACCGACAGTGTACGCGGAGGGGGACGACTGTATGGGGCCCAGGTTGAACAGTGGGAAATGTGGCTACGGGGGTCAGAGGACTGGCTAGGGTGAGGCTAAAGAATAGAGTTGTGAGATGAACTGAACCATGGATTTTGCCTCCAGAGAGCGGGGAACACACACTTTCGATGACATgtggagaaagaaagaaagaattgCAATACAGTAGGGGCGAGGGACAACTTCCGAACACGTGAGTGCGTGCGGAGTCCGGGCCGTTAAATAAACAATAAACCAGGGATGTGAGTTGCCCGGCGATGGGATTAGTAGGGCAACCCGGCCTTACATCTTTCCTGATGCTTCGTGGAGACATCAACACTCTGAGATACTTAAGCCCATCAGAGGAGTGGAACACACCTACTTGGAATGTTTCAAGGGAAGAAATATCCGAGTATTGTCGATTACCGACAGCATTCCATCCCTGCCGCTGCCACGAACGATCTGTAGAATTCGAACCTGTTTCAACCAACGGAGCATCACGAGCCAGTAGTCGATTATATGTTGCTGTAGAGTTTCTTCACTAATATTGCCTACATGGTTTTCATTGGTTCTACGGGGCTGCTTCATAACGGCCAAGTTTCGACCCTTGATCTGCAAGAACATAGATGGACGCCGTACGCAGTCCTTCCCTCGAATTTTTCGAGGCGTAAGTCGTGCGATCAAAAGGACAAGTGTATGCGATTCAAATCGACGAGGCCCATCCAAGACACAGAAGGTAAGTATGCTACATCCCAAACCAATATCCCTTTTATTATTTGGTCTTCTGTCGCTTATTGGAAGAAGAAATATCAGCGGGGAGATGTCCATCCAGACCCAACCTATTGGACGTGTTTAGAGTGTCAGAGCTCCTCTTCGACGCTGGAGTGGTGACGAGTGGGTGATGTGAGTTCACAACGAACTCTATTTCCTCCGGAGGATCTGGCATGGTCTTGAGATGTTCCCTTATGGTGTTGTGCATCCAATGTCTGTCCTCCAAAAGCTTCATATTCTCATCTCGTAGTTTCTTCAGTATGACGGCAAGCTCAGGGGATTCCTCCGCTATTTCTACGTAACGCCACTTGATAACATCGGCCAGCACAGTCAAGGTTTTCTGCAATCCCTGGTTAGCCCAGTCAAAGCGTTGATACAAGTTTTGAGTGAGTGCACCCTCTTTGTGGGTGCCAAGAGCATCTTCAAATAACGACATCAGCTGAGCATGCAGCTTCGTAGGGTTGTTGCTTAGTCCGTGTTGAAGGTGGAGCATGCTTAGGTAGACGATACTATGGAAACAGGACTCTCGGTCATCTATTCCACTCTGAACCACCCTAGGATCTAGGAGCAAAGCAGCCGAGAAAAACTGAAAGGTTCCCTGAATAATTGAGATTAATCAAAAGGTATGCCACGCGTGCGGAAATAACTTACTGATCGACCGGGAGATTGTGAGCGTCCCGTTCGGTTTAAATCCAGTGCATGGTCAAAATCGATGAGCATGCCTCTACGGACTTTACCTCCAGGAACTTCCGGGTATCGTTCCATGAGGATATTGCCTGGGGAGATATCTCGGTGAAGGATTCCAAGCACATGAAGAAGATATGAATGAGCTGAGGAAAGAACGGTAAGCCAACATATAATATGTATATTTAGAGGAAGCTTACCCTCCATCGCATCTGCAACACAGGTTAACATAGTTTTGGCGTTGGTAAATGTTCGTATGCTACGCCCAACTTCTTCGAGGAATATACGATGTACGATGAGTTGACGCGGTTCCCTCACGCAACCACATACCCACGATGCGTTCCAAAACAGGTGTCCTATGGACACCGTGCCAGGAACATCACCTCCTGTAATCATCCGGCAGAATCCCCTCGGAAAGTTCTTGTCCGTCTTCCTTTTGTCGTCAAGCCGCAGGTAGACTGTACTTTCTTTCAACGTAGTGCTGTAGTTCTGAGAGTGGAAGTGCTTCATAAAGCATATCGTCTCCTTGCCCAATCTATAGGCGAGTGAACGTTGAGTGGAGCGTCCGAAGGGGGTGTAGCAGTCGGGATAGAAAACGGGAGCACATATGACGAATTGTGAATCGCCAGTTGTGAGCGTACGAAACGCCTGACTACGAATGTCGCGGTTGTGAAGCTTTTTCGGAAATTCGAAGCGGCCATGCCACCCATCAGGGTGGAAGCTACGAAACGCCGCGCGAGCCAATTCGGCTTCCCCCTCTGTCGCGTAGGTGATCTCGGGATCATAACCGCGTTCTCCACGGTCCAGTTGTGCGAGGCGTCGATAGAAATCGAAGATCAAGTCGGGTTCTTCAGCATAATCGAATCGTTGTGAGACGATGGCGCAAGACCTGTCCCAGCGGATGATTCGAGCGTAGGCGTTGAACATGAGGAGCTGGAAAAAATGTGTGCGATATTGGACAGTCATTGCGGCAGCAGCATAGTATGCGAGCTGTCCACGACAGGATATGCCATCGTTGGTCGAGTTCTCGAACTCAAAATCCCCCCAGTCACGAGTAGAGAGTATGTTGGTGTTGTCATCCGCTGAGTCTTGCGTTGAATCTTCGATCTGTCGGTTCGTCTCCTTCTCAACGAACGGGTCAAAAGAGTTGCTCAACTTGAACTCTGTGTGAGTCTCGTGCTCTGAGAAGGAGACCTTCTTCCCATTGGCCCAAAGATGTTTGATTGAGGTGTCGACAACAGCGACATCGACAGCGAGCTCGCCACAATTTGGATCTTGATACGAGTGGACATCGTGGAACTCAAGCTCGACTTTCCTGCGTCCGTCATCTGGAGGGGGCCAGCCTTTGAGCGCATCAACCTGTAACTTGATTGAGTCCACCACTACAGTAAGTTTAAATTAACTCACAAATGCGGTGTACATCGCCGACTCTGATTCCATGGTGGCTACACTGATCAACTTCTCCCGCTGGGTCTCACTTGGCCTGTTCCTTTTGAAGCTGAGATCCTTGTAGGGCATGAATGTGTCAAAGAACTCTTGAACTGGCATTGGCCCGTAGTAATAGCCTTGAGTGTGATTCGCGACATCGATGCGTTTTTCGGGAGATGGGATGGATGGTTTCAGTGAGTATTTGTTCAAACGTGGCTGAAGGGGCGTAGTTTTGGTTTTGGATTCAGAATCAGGCTCAACTGATCTAGGGGGAGTGACGTTTCCTTGCGGGACTCCTGGTATACCCACCTGGGTATTTGGTTCAGCGGGCGCCATGTGGTTGTTGAGGTGAGGATGTGTGTGGCGTCGAAATGAGGTCTATTGTTGTGTGATTCTGTTTGACTATGGCGGGTTTAGAGCTCCGCTCTGTGCAACTTCAACAGGCTATATACGCCAAGGTGAAGGGACGTACGTGTTTCTCTTCGTTGAGAAGCATTCTATCTGAACGTTGTCACTTCCTTCTCCACATCACAGTTGCACGTGGATCCGGGTTGATTATTAACCATGAACGAAAGGCCGGCTTCTAAACGCGACAAATAGATTACATTACTGTAATGATAGTATGGGCCATCCACACTTATTAGAAGTGAGTACGAATTTCTGGGTATCTATGAGCGTCCAAGCCAGGCCCGAACattttccttcccttttccATCATTAGAGGAGTAAACAGCCAACACTCTCTCAGTTGCAAGTTCATCCACCAGCTCAATCGTCTTCCGCTTTGGTATTGGCGTCTgtgagggagaagaggacGATGTGGAAAGTAAAATGCGCGTGCACTAAAAGGAATATTCTTCAGTTACGGAAAAGAACAACGCATCTGGGCAACCGTACCAATTTAAGGCCGAACCAAGCCCTAGTAGAGATCCCTTCCCCAGCGTTCTCGTCCAAATCGATATCTTCTGCTAAGGCTTTACCTTTGCCCTTCGACCTCACAACTTCTCCAGGCTCCAAGTCACGTTCAGCAATCTCGATGCAAACCGAGAACATCTTGAAAGCGAGAGGTATGTCGTTTGCGGTATACGCCGTTTCAGCAAATTGAAGGGTGTAGAAAGGGTTTTGAGGGGCAAGGAGAAGTGTATGCGAGAGAGACGATAAGGCGGAAGAGTATCTGTGCGACGAACTTGAATTGAGGATGTTGGCGAAGATCAACATGGCACGTACTGGTAGCAGGAAGAATAAATGTCTGCGAGCTCGACCCATGCTTCAAGATCGTTGTAGAACGTGTCAAGATACTCTTTGAGTTCTTCCACGGCTTTTTCAATCTTCCCTGTACGTCTGAGAATGGATATACGACGTTTCCACACAGCCTGCAGGACCCCTTCAGTGAGTACCTCATTGCCGTCTGGTGAAATCAGATACATACCGCATTAGCAGAGTCATCCTTCAATATATCGTCGTAAAACTTGAGAGCAATTTCCggagactccgaagcctcgaTACGTATACCAGCGAGAACGTCCACACGTGTAGAGCCAGGAAATTTATCTGATAGCTTGTGGAGGCATTCCTGTATCGAATGGACGTGTCACTTTACATGCTTGATTGTTCGTAAATGAATACCCACATCCGCTATCTCAATATTTCCTACATCAATTGCAGCGAGAAAAACCTGCTCGAGGAAAGCCCAAGCTAGGACGGAAACAAACGACAGGAATCGAAATTTAGTTCAGATTTATGAAGACTTGATTGAGGAACAGTTACCGTCATCGCCTAACTTGGCCTCCGGTCTACCGTCTCTGAGAATTGCACTACCCTTCGCGAGAACATCTTGAGAAGCTCTTGTGCTATGTGCTCGATAGTTTGCCAAAGTTTTGAGGGCAGCTGACAACGTTTGAGTGCTACTCATCGCTGTTGTGGACTGAATTCGAAAGACCAGAGTTTGGATCTCACGTTGCGGGAGACCCGGCACGGCAATGGCATGGGCATGGTGCTGCTTGGTCGTGTTAACCCGTCGTCATTCTTCTTGTCTTCCACAAAGATTGCAGGCTGCAGAGGCCACGGCCCTTCCATTCCTCTATGAACTCTTCTGACGACTCATAATGATGGCAAACAACAATGAACCCTTCCAGCAACAACCAGTAGCTCGGTCTTTGACAATAAGCTCCCCACGTATGATGTCGCCCCGATCTCACCGCACACATCGATCACGACGTTCACCTCGACAAGGACTTGCAGAGGACCACAGTATTGAGAAAGAACTCGAGGTGGGCCAAGCTGCACGCGCAGCTGAGAATCTCACCATGCCCGATAATTCCAATACATTCAACATTGATCCAGGTGCTTCATTTCTGGCACCTGCAGGGGAGGATACTATTCGGGACATCGAGGCGCAGCATGCTCatgagagggaagaagaggcatTAGAAGGGAGAGATGGTAATAGATTCGTAGGGGGATTCGTCTTCGACCGTCTGAAGAGGGCAGTCCAGGGGGCTTCCATTCAGTGGGGGTCTGGCAGTCGACGAGCCCAAGGTGTTGGTGACACTTACACCCCACCATATGCTGTAAATAGTCGAACCAGTGTCGCTGAACCCTCACATCAACccgagtactcctcctcctcagacGACACTACACATTATCCGGCCACAACGGAGGAGGGCACGACGGCTATAGACCACGCCATGCCCCAGCCGCAATATATTGAGCCTCAACCCATTGTTATCGGAAGTCCGGAATTCGTGGAGCCTCTTCCTGCAGAGGACTATCGCAAAATGAAATCCCCTTCTCCACCTCCAGACGACTTGACATTCGCATCTTATTTTTCGAGGTTCAAAAAGCTCATCAAAGATGTAAACGCTTTACCTTGGGTTGCCTCAGAGCGTATCACCGTCGACTACTACCCTGGTCAATCTAAGAGACGCGAAAATTCCAAGCGCGGAGGTCACAATCATCATCGTTCTGCCATTTCGTTGTCCTGGTATGGTGAAAACTACATACCGCCTGGAACTCTAGATAAACGCCAGGTGGATTTGACGGCTGGAGAGTCTCCTGAGGTCAAAATGAATGGGAAGGGTCTCCAATCGGGCCCTGGCTCAAGCGGCCACGGATATGGAGACCAAGGATACTATACCTCTGAGAACGGGCAAATTTGGCCTGCAATATCGGCGGTTTATCCATCTGGTGCTCGAGAAACTCCCTTAAACCCAGATATCGACTACCTTCCTGATCACctacacacacacacacccCAGGCCCAGCTTCCATCTCCTCCCATCGGTAGCCCACCTACATTCAATCACGATATTTACTACACAAACCAAGCTGGACAAACTTGGCCTGTGGTAGCTCCTGGACATGGTGCGCAAGGCATCCCACCGGTGTCGTATTCTCCCATGGCAGGCCCCTCTCGTTAAGGTCTATTATATAGCTTGGAGCTCGGATAACGTTCAGACCTCGCATCTCGATTTCGATTTACTTGTAGACGCTACATTACTGTCGCTTTATTTTAAGGACCTGGACGACTCAGGAAACACATCTGAATGGAATTTTATACACACATTAGATGAGATAAGATGTACTTTGCTAGATCGTGCTATTTCGTCTGCCTAGGGAAATGGGGCTTTTTCCATTGTGCTATTGTTGGTTGGCGGGAAAGACAAACACGATCGATTAACGATAAGATTTCAGCATCCTACCTTGAAGAAGCTGAGGTTCTGAATCTTGATGTCGAACCTGGCGTGAGTTCACAAACACTGGCTGCATCTCTATCCTGTGATTCCATAATCGTGGGAGCATCTGCGATGAGCAGGTTGTACTTTTGCACGATAGGTTTGTGAAGTCCTAGCCATACAACGAGGTTACTAGTTAATTGGGAATCAATTAATCATGGCCGACGTGAGTTATCAAATTTTACACACACACCTATGGGTTTGCATTGAGATCATCCAAACATTGAAATTCATATTGATGGTAAGTTATAAAAGACAGGGAAAGGACATAAAATTGACAAAGGAAATAAActtccattccattccattctGTTACCAGACACTGTATGAGTGAAGAGAGTGGTCTCCAATGACGAACGCTGTTAATAAAGGGCAAGAATAGGCAAAGGGCCGTCTTCAGGTTGAAACGTGACAAGTTGAGATGTATAAGGCGAAGTTGAATGTAGTTGGTGCGAGATCGTGCGGCATGACTGTGCAGCAAAAAAGGAGCTTCTCTCCTATCAACCGCGTATCTCAATAGACAAAGTCCAAGTCGAATCCATCAAAATCCAAATGAATCCTTCGAGCGGGGCCGTGAGTACCAGGAGTGTAGGGCATCTTTGTTTCGAATTCTGAGTTGAAAGAATTGAAACAAGAGCAGTCACTCACCCTAAGATAATTGTATTCCATTTCCTGAGAGAGTTCGGCATGCTTGATGTTTGCCTCCATCCGCCGAACACATTTCTCATCATGATCACCCTGTCGCTTCGCAATCTCCAAGCGTTGTCGAAATCCTTCTATAACTTTTGGATATTCGGTTATTGTTACAGTGGTAGGGTGACCGACGGAGTCCGGAGTAGGACGATTGGATGAATGCCCGTAAGAGCGGCGAGCTGAGGACTGGCTAGAATAGTGCTAAGCAATAACATTGTGAGAAGAACCGAGATATATTTTGAAGAAGGGACTTTGAAACGCCCCTAATTAAAGGTGGCAGTACCCGAGTCATCTGAAACGAAGTCACATGTTCGATCGCGTCCCTATTTTGCACACCCACCATGGCCCCGTCTGGGGTCGAACGCTCCGGTGTAAGTTCTTTAACGACCTCACGCGAAATTTGTTCAACGTTGAATTAGTATACCGTCATGATGTTCGTCTTGGACATCTCCAAAGAAATGGGACATTCCAGAGTTGTCGAGCTACCGGATGGTCCGCACGGTGAAAAACGTACCACGGAAATCACGAACTTACAGTGGGCCCTGCAGTTCATCAAACTGAAGATCCAAGAGATGGTGTGTTCTCACacgtttttctttcttcgtaTTCATCACCATCCACCAGATATACAACGGGAGGAAGACAGACCAATGTGGTGTCATTGTGTTCGGTGCCGAAGGTGCGCGAACGTTGCGGTTCTGAACGCGTTCTATCTCTCTCTAATTCACTTCCTGATTTCAGAAACAAAGAATCTCATTAATACTCAGGCTGGTGGTTACGAGAACGTAGTCGAGTACATTCCTATTGGTACACCTAATGCAGGTACACTCGCCAAGTTGGACAAGCTCGCTGCTTCGACCGTGTATGGCGATCGTGAGTCAGTCCGACTGAATATACGTTTCTTAGCTGATCAATCGTTCTCGTGACAGCTCTTGATGCTCTCATAGTTGGTCTGGAAACACAATCCCAATATCTCGGGAAGAAGAATTGGACGCGTAAAATCTACCTGATAACCGATGGACAAGGCCCGATCGAGTTGGAAGATTGGGAGTTGACGGCCGACAAGATGAACCAATGGAACGTCCAAACATCAATTATGTGAGTCCTACCCCTATGGATATTCT encodes the following:
- a CDS encoding uncharacterized protein (BUSCO:EOG09263R62), whose translation is MSSTQTLSAALKTLANYRAHSTRASQDVLAKGSAILRDGRPEAKLGDDAWAFLEQVFLAAIDVGNIEIADECLHKLSDKFPGSTRVDVLAGIRIEASESPEIALKFYDDILKDDSANAAVWKRRISILRRTGKIEKAVEELKEYLDTFYNDLEAWVELADIYSSCYQYSSALSSLSHTLLLAPQNPFYTLQFAETAYTANDIPLAFKMFSVCIEIAERDLEPGEVVRSKGKGKALAEDIDLDENAGEGISTRAWFGLKLCTRILLSTSSSSPSQTPIPKRKTIELVDELATERVLAVYSSNDGKGKENVRAWLGRS